In Nostocoides sp. HKS02, the DNA window TGCCAGCCCCCAGAAGAAGTGCTCGAAGCCTGCGGGACTGATGATCTCGACCATCCTCGCCGGGGTGGTGCCCGCGTTCCACATCGTGTGCAGCTCGCCGCGCGGTTTGGTGATGTAACCGCCCGCCTCGAGGACGACCTCACGGTCACCGGATCGGAAACCGATCGCACCCTCGGTGACGATGGAGTACTCGTCCTCCAGCGTGTGCAGATGGGGCGGGACGAGAGCGCCCACCGGAAACGGGTGCTCGACGACGGAGACCAAACCGTTGGTCTGTTCCCCGAACAGCTTGAACACCACCCCGATCGAGCCGAGGGACCCTTCGCGCCCCTCGCCGGGCTGGAGCACGGTCAGCGGCGGAGCCTCGAAATCTGGCACGAAACACCTCTTCCTCACGGTGAAGCGACGGATATGGAAATACACTGGTGTTCATCCAATGTCCTCCCGACCCCAGGCGGTGTCAACGCTTTGACTGAACAATCCCGTTCATCCAAAAGTCGCGCGTACCGGATGCGGCAGCGCGCGGAGAGCATGGCGGAGACGCGCCTTCGGATCGTGGAAGCCACCTCGCTGCTCCACGAGAGCGTCGGGCCGGCGCACACGACGATCTCGGGGATCGCGGAGCGCGCCGGTGTCACGCGGCTGACGGTCTATCGGCACTTTCCGGACGACGAGTCCCTGTTCGCGGCCTGCTCGGCCCACTGGACTGCTCAGCAGCGTCTTCCCGATCCGGCAGCGTGGGCCGGCGTCGCCGACCCCGAGGAGCGGTTGCGGGTCGGGTTGACCGACCTGTACCGCTTCTACCGGGCTGGTGAGCCCATGCTTCGACGGATCTACGGGGACTGGGACTGCCTGCCCGCGACGATCCAGGCCGAGCTCTCACGGCGGGACGTTGCTCTGCGTGACGTACTTCTCGAGCCGTTTGGCCCCTCACGACCCAAGCGGCTGGTCGCCGTCCTGGGGCACGCCGTGTCGTTCTGGACCTGGCGATCGCTCTGTATCGACAACGGGCTCACGAACCCCTCCGCGGTGTCTGCGATGACCGCGCTCGCCCACGCCGTCGCCCCAGCGGAACGGAGGTCTCCACGGCGATGAGTCTGGCGGCGCCGATGCTTGCTGAATCTATCGAGAATCGATAGATTCACATCGTCATTCGATGGAAGGGGGATGCGATGGGGAAGCTGACAGTGGGCGCGCTGCGGGCGGTGCTCCTCGGCGTACTCGTCGGGACCGTGCTGGTCCAGGCCTTGATGGTGTGGGCGTTGGTCACCCGCCCGGGGGACGGGGCGCTCCCGCTGACTCCGCTGCGCGCCGTCACGATCCTGGGCATGGCGGCGGTCCAGGTCGCCGTGGTGTGCGTGTGGCGGCTGGTGACGATGGTGCGACGCGGAACCGTCTTCTCGCACGCCGCTTTTCGGTACGTGGACGGCGTGATCGGCGCGATCGTGGCGGCTTCGGGCGTGTGGTTCGCGGTCACCATCCTCAACGCCCCGGGTCAGCGGGCCGACCCAGGCGTCACCATCATCATGGGCGGAATCGGGGTGGCCATCCTGGGGGTTGCCCTCATCGTGCTGGTGCTGCGGATGTTGCTCGCCCAGGCCGTGGCGCGCGACGTCGAGGCGACGCAGCTGCAGGCCGAGCTGGACGAGGTGATCTGATGCCGATCGCCGTCGACATCGACGTGATGCTGGCCAGGCGGAAGATGTCCGTGGGCGAGCTCGCGGACCGCGTGGGCATCACGCCCGCCAACCTGGCCGTCCTCAAGAATGGGCGTGCCAAGGCGGTGCGCTTTGCGACGCTTGCTGCCTTGTGCGAGGTGCTCAGGTGCCAGCCGGGCGACCTGCTGCGCTGGGAGGCCGAGGACGCGCAGGCCCATGAGCTGGATCGCCGATCACCCGCAGCATCGTCCTGACCCTGTCGGGCGATGAGTTTCGCGCTCGCGCAGGGTCTCTCTACCGACCAGACACCAGGTATCCCGGAGGCCGCATGCGCAAGGTCGTGCTCTACACCCTGCAGTCCCTCGACGGGGCGGTCGACGATCCCGATCGGTTCTTCGCCCAGAGCCAGGAGCGGGCCGAGGTCCCCGAGTTCGACTCCGCGATGCTGGACAACGAACAGAGGATCATCGCCGCGCAGGACACGGTGCTGCTCGGCCGCTCCATGTACGACCAGTGGTCGCGGTTCTGGCCGACCGCGGACTACGAGCCGTTTGCCAGCTTCATCAACGGCGTCAAGAAGTACGTGGTGACGTCCTCGCCGTTGTCGAGCACGTGGCGCAACGCAGAGGCAGTCCATGCGCCAGTGGAGGACTGGGTGCGCGACCTGAAGGCCACGCCCGGGGGTGACATCGGTGTCCACGGCAGCATCCAGCTGGCGCAATCGCTGCTCGCGGCGGGACTTGTGGACGAGCTGCAGCTCGTGGTGGGCCCGACGGTCGGATTCACGGGACGGAGGCTGTTCAGCAGCACCGACGACATCCGCCGCCTTGACCTCATCAGCGCACGGCCGACCCCCAGCGGCGCGGTGCTGCTGACCTACCGTATGCCGTGAGCGTCGCGCTCGGGCTTTCGCGTCCACCTCGGTCGCGCTTTACTCGTGGGTACGCCGGGCTTGTGGTCGGCGCGGTACTCCGGCGCGTGATGGAAGGGGGGACGGTCGTGCAGGGTGACCACTACGGCAAGGCCAGGTTGAGCGTTCGTGAGGTCGCGGGGATGGTGGACCTCCTGGTCTTGGATCCGAGCGGGTCAGCGCAGGACGTTGCCGACGCGTGCGGCACCGCCGCCCGCGCACATCTGGCGACCGTGTACTGCCTTGGCCACAGGGTGAAGGCCGCCGCGGATCAGCTCGCCGGGTCGGGCGTCGGCGTCGGCACGGTCGTTCCTGGGTCCGATGCAACCGGTGACCTCTCGCTCACGATGTCAAAGGCCAAGCAGTCCTTGGATGCTGGCGCGACCGAGATCGCCGTGATCGTCGCGAACCGGTGGTGGCGTGAGCACGGTGACGCGGTGCTGGCCCGGGAGGTCCGCTCGCTCGCAGGGCTCGCGGCCGACCACGACGCGGCGCTCAAGGTCGTCTTCCTGACGGGCGGACTCGACGAGGCCGAACTGGTCCGGGGATGCCGGCTGGCGGAGGAGGCCGGCGCGCGGATCCTGCAAGGTGGGTCGTGGTTCACCTCGGACCGGTCCACCTTGGCGGAACTCCACGTGATGCGGGCGGCGGTCAGTGCCGCGGTCGTCGTCAAGGGTGCCGGCTACATCAAGTCGCTCGACCTCCTGCTGCTCGGCTACGCGCACGGGCTCGGTCGGTTCAATGTGCAGCGGGTCGACGAGCTGCTGGCCGATGCGATGCATCGCAGCGAGGGTGGCGACCTGCTCGTCCCACCGATGAACGACCTGCACCCGCAGATTCCCCTCTGACGGCGTATCCGCGCGGGGGCCAGGCCTTTCCGTCGAGACGAGGTGTCAGGAGCGGTGGTGGCCACCACGGGCGTTGGGCGCGACCTCGATGAGGACCTTGCCGACGACGCCGGTCTCGACTGCCGCGTGCGCCTCGGCGGTGTCCTCGAACGCGAACCAGTGCAGTGGCAGGCCCGCACTCTCACCGACCTTCAGCGCACCGTCCTCGACGGCCGCGCGGACGCCAGCGATGGCGTGTGCCTTGGCCTGCTCCGACACCGTGTAGACGAGGACGCCCTGCCAGCGCAGGTTCTTGGTCATGGCCTGCCGGATGGCGAGGCGGACGTCGTCGGAGCCGTCGTCGGCATAGAAGGCAATCGTCGCGTTCGGTGCGGCGACCGTGTGATCCAGAGTGGCGTTCGCGTCTGGAGCCACCTCGACGAAGAGGTCGACTCCTTCGGGAGCGATCGCGCGGACCTGTTCGACGGCGTTCCCGCTGCGGTAGTTGACGACCTGGTCCGCGCCCGCCGCCAGGGCCAGCGCGGCCTTGGCCGGCCCGCTGACGGTCGTGATCACGTGCGCCCCCGCCCATCGGGCGAGCTGGATGGCGGCGTTGCCCACAGCTCCCGCGCCGCCCGCGACGAGCACTGTCTTTCCGGACAGAGCGCCCCGAGCCAGCCGCTCTGGACCTCCTTCGGCCACGGTGAGGGTGCGGTGCGCGGTGAGGGCTGGGATCCCAAGGGCTGCGCCGAGTGCGAATGGGGCATGGTCCGGCAGTGGCACGGCGTGTCGCTCGGGCAGCACGACCTGTTCCTGGGCGGTGCCGTCCGGGCGCTGCCAAGCGGCCTCCCAGATCCAGACCCGCTCGCCGAGCCTCGACGCGGGCACCCCTGGACCGACTGCGTCGATGATTCCGGCACCATCCTGGTTCGGCACCTGCGCGGCGATCCCGGGCGGAAGCCCGCCTGCGCGGCGCTTCCAGTCGGTGGGGTTGACGCCTGAGACGTGAATCCGCACGCGGACCTCGCCTGGTCCGGGCTCGGGGATCGGCCTGTCGACCAGGTGCAGGACCTCAGGCCCGCCGGCGGAGGTGTAGACGATCGCCTTCATGACCGATGAGCCTTCCTGGACGGGCAGGGTTCCCTGCGGTGCGCGTGTCCGCAGATGAGCTCAGCTGTCGGGCCCACTGGCTGCCACGTCACGGGCAGCCAGCCACGACTCGAACCGTCCGCGCGACGAGGCGAGGAACCTGTGGAGCTGGGGCTCGAAGTCCGCGACGCGGTGGCGCAGCTCGAACATGCGGTAGTCAACCAAGCGGTCCGGATCGCAGCGGTGGCCCAACTCGGTAGAGCGCTCGACTGAGTCGCCACACTCCGTGCACGGCATGAACCTCGACATAAACATGAAACACGTCCTTCAGGGCAAACGGAACATTTCCAGTGTGCCCCCAAAACCGGTCTCGAAGAGCGTTGTGGGCGCTCGCTTTCGGGTCCTAGGCTGGCTCTCGCGGAGCAGCAGGTGCCAAGAGCGGAGGCTCTGATGGCAGACAGTGCAAACCTTGCAACCAGCCTTTACGAGGCGTGGAACCGGCGTGACTTCGACACGCTGGCGAGCCTCGCCGGCCCGGACACCGAGATCGTCCTGGTCGGCAGTGGCGAAACCCTCCGGGGACCTGAAGGCGCCCGGAAGTACGGAACGATGTGGGCCGATGCGTTCCCCGACGGCTCCATCACGATCGATCGGGTCATCCCCTCAGGCGAAACCGTGGCGGTCGAGTTCACCGGCCGCGGTACGCACACAGGCGACCTGGTCACACCCATGGGAGTGTTCCCTGCGACAGGCAAGTCCGTCACGCTGCAGCTCTGCGACGTGTACGAGTTCCGGGACGGCAAGGTCCGCTCCCAGCACGCATACCTGGACAGCGGTTCACTCACCGCCCAGCTCGGGCTCACCGGGCAGGCGGCCACCACCCAGCTTCAGGCTGGGGAACAGTAGTACCTGACCAACACCGGCACCTGCCCCGCTCCGTGGTCCCCCCACTGCCGCGGTCTCCGCTGCTGTCGAGACGAGGTCGATCCGCCTTGTGTCACCGCCGGCACAGACGCGCGCCGTCACCGCCCGGACACTCGGTCGAAGGCCCCTGGCAGTCCCACCCAGCGAAAGGGAGGAAACATGAAAGCCACCCAGTTGGAGGAGCATCTCTCACGCATCGACCTGTTCCACGACATGTCCGACAAGGCCATCCGTCGACTGATCGGGTCCGGCCGTGAGGTGCTGCACGAGGACGGCCACAGAGTCATCGGTGAGGGCAGCGACCTTGCCATGGCCTTTCACGTGGTCCTCGATGGTCACGGCGTCGTGACCAGTGCCGGAGTGGAGCGCCGCATCATCGGACCCGGGGACTCCTTCGGTGAGATCAGCCTCATCGACGGAGAGCCCCGCTCCGCCACCGTCATCGCACAGGGCCCCTTGCGCACGTTCGCGATCCCGCGCGAGCCGTTCGTGCTGTTGCTCGACGACCACCCCGAGATCGCCCGGGGCCTGCTGCTCGTCTTGTGCCGTCGGCTGCGCCAGGCCGAGGCATCCATGGCCGGGAGCTAGGGACGAGCGGGACCCTGCATCCACCGATCGGCAGGCACGCGTACGTTGCTCGTGCCTAGGCTGGCTGGCCACGGGGCCCTGGTATGCGGCTCGACGCGGCCTCCCGGCGGACCCCGGGGGGAGAGTGGGAGGAGCGGCATGGGGGGTTTGCGGGTTCGGGAGGGGCGGCCCTTGCTGGCCGTGCCCGTCCGGCGGTTGGCGGGTGTGCTGCTGGCCTGCTCGGCTTTCCTGGTGGTGCTGCTCGGCGTGCTGTTCGCCCACCAGACCCACGCGGACAGCGTGGACCGCACCCTCGACGCGCCCGTCATTGCCTGGTTCGCCGGCCATCCGGGTCTGGCCGCACGACTTGCCTCTCCCGGCTCCCTGGTTCCTGCCACCGTGCTGACCGCCGCCCTCGCGGTCGCCTCCCTGCTGGCCGGGCGACTCAACGGCGCCCTGCTTGCCCTGGCCGTACCGGTGTCGGTCGGCCTGGCCGAGGGTCTGCTCAAGCCCCTGTTCGACCGCACCTCGCTGGGAAGCCTCGCCTACCCGAGCGGCCACGCCACCGCCATGTTCGCGGTCGCCTCGGCAACGGCGGTGCTGCTCCTCGCTTCGGAGCAGCCGCGGGAAGCGAAGGGGCTGCGGATAGCGCTCCCGGCAGCGATGTGCCTGCTGGGATGCACCGTCTCGGGCGCTGTCATTGGCCTGCGCTGGCACTACCTCACTGACACGGTGGCGGGTGCCGCGGTCGGTCTGGGCACCGTCTGCGGGCTTGCCCTCCTCCTGGACCGACCGATCGTGAGGTCATGGCTGGCGGGCCGGACCAGGGCGTAGATGGACTGCCCAGGTGCACTGCCCCGGTGCACTGCCCAGGTGCACTGCCTAGGTGGACGGCTGGGGGATGACGCAGGAGATCTTCGGGTTGACGCCGAGGTAGTTCAGCGGCCCGGCGACCACGGTCGCGACGATGGTGCCGGCCTTGGCGCAGTTCGACGGGTCGGTCGCGAAGTAGCCGCGTTGGTAGGTCGCGACCACTCCGACCACGAGCCAGAGGATGACGAGAATCCCGATGAGCCGTGCCACCATCGCTGGCCTCCCTGCCGCGGCCGCTTCTCGAAGCACGGCCTGTCCTGTTCTATGCAGGGTAGCCCGGGTTTGGACCCCAACGCCCGGTGTGGATCACCCGCCGTGAGGAAGGGCCCCCACCGCGGTGCGGGCCCCTCCTCCGGGTGGTCGGTGTCAGCCGGCGTTCGAGGATGTGCCCGAGGACGCTGCTCCGGTGGGCATGTTCTTGGTCTCGTCACCGGTGTGCAGCTTGTCGATCTGCTTGGCGTTGGTGCTGGCGACGCTGAACGTGACCTTGTCGCCGACCACGAGGGCGGACAGGGTCGCCTCGCCGTTCTTGTCGATGTCGCTGGCGCTGGTCACCGAGTACACGGTCGTGGCGGTCGAGGTCTTGATCGTGACGCTCGAGGCGCCCACCGCGGTCACCGTCCCGCTGAGGTTCAGGGCCCCGCCACGCGGACCGTGCACCTCGTTGGCCTCGGGGACACCGTCGGCGCCGTTGTCGCCGGGGTGGGCGTCGGCAGTCGCCGTGGTCGAGGGCGTGGTGGCCGCGCTGGGCGACACCGTGGCGGCCTGAGCGCCGAGCGTGGTGGCCAGTACTGCGCCGGCGATCAGGCCTGCGGCCGCGTAGCCGGTCTTTGCGAGTCGTGAGTTGCGCTGCATGTCATCTCTCCTGAGGGTCGAAGGAACCAGGCGTTCGTGCTTGGTATGCCTCGACTTTCGGGCTCGATGCTTCGTCGCCGCTGTCGTGGGCCTACGCGCATGCTGTGAAGGCAGGAGTGGCGTGAGCGCAAGGCGCCCGATGGTGGCCACGAACGGCATACGAGGCGCAGGATGAGCCTGTGGAGACCTGGGATGCCATGCGCGCGCGACGAAACGTTCGGCAGTTCACTGAGCAGCCTGTCCCAGACGAGGTGCTCGACCGGATCCTCGAAGCTGGGCGGCGGGCCCCGTCGGCGGGCAACTGGCAGCCGTGGGACTTCGTGCTGGTCACCGACCGTGCGCAGCTGGTGGAGCTGGCGAAGGTCTGGCAGGGCGCCCGGCACGTCGCCGCAGCGGCAGCCGCGATCGCGATCGTCGCGCCGGAGCCAGAGGACGATCGGCAGTCGGCCCTGCTCCAGTACGACCTGGGCCAGGCCACCTACGCGATGACCATCGCCGCGGCCGACCTGGGCGTCGGCACGGGCCATGCTGCGGCCACCGACCAGGCCCAGGCGCAAGCCGTCCTCGGCTTCCCCGAGGGGCGATTCCTCGCCTACCTGCTCTCCGTCGGTTACCCGGCGGACAAGCCGCTGGCCGTCATCAAGCAGCTGAACCGGCGCCCGTTCGACGAGGTCGTGCACCGCGGAGTGTGGTAGTCAGGCTTGCGCGCAATCGACGACCAGGAGAGCTCGATGTCACTCGCACGGATCCACAACTTCTCCATCTCCCTCGACGGCTTCGCCACGGGCGAACCGCAGACCCTCGAGGCACCGTTCGGTCATGCGGGGCAGCGACTGCACCAGTGGATGTTCGCTACCCAGTTCTGGGACGCGGCCGGGAGCGATGGGGTCGACAACGCCTTCGCCGAGCGGCACAGCCAGGGCATCGGCGCGGAGATCATGGGCGCCAACAAGTTCGGGCCGCCCGGCTGGCGGCACGACCCGGCCTGGGCAGGCTGGTGGGGCCCGAACCCGCCGTTCCACACCCCGACGTTCGTCCTCACCCATCATCCGCGGCCCTCGTTGGAGATGGAGGGGGGCACCACGTTCCACTTCATCCAGGCCACCCCGGCCGAGGCGCTCGCGATGGCTCGCGAAGCAGCCGGTGGCCAGGACGTCCGGATCGGCGGCGGCGCGACCGTGGTGCGCGACTTCCTTGCTGCCGGGCTCGTCGACCACATGCATCTCGTCCAGGTCCCGATCGTCCTCGGTCGTGGCGTCCGAGTCTGGGACGGCCTGGAGGCCATCGAGGACGGCTACGACGTCGAGGCGCTCTCGTCCCCGAGCGGCGTCACCCACCTGACCTTCACGCGCGCCGGAACGGCATGAGCCGCCGCGAGGACGTCATGGGCGGCGGAGATCCGGCTCCATCAGCTCGGCAAGTCGAGCGAGACCGGGGCGCGTGTACGTCGCCAGGCGCTCGCGAGCATCGTCCAGTCGCGCCGATTCGGGATGTCCGGGCGGGATCCGCGCCGGGTTGATCGCCACCTGGTTGGACCACTCCTTGATGTCAGGCTCGGACGAGAAGGACGCCGTGGCCCGCGTGCCCTGGACGTTCATCCGCGCCCACTGCGCCATCGAGTTGCCGAACTGCGATGGCGTGCACAGCCGGTTCTTCTCCTCGTCCTCGCGACGGGTTGCCTCGACGTAGCCGATCAGGGCCGCACCGAAGCAGGGGAAGCCGGCCCTGATCGCTTGCAGGGTGATCGCCTCGGGACGCCAGACGGGGACCAGCGGCGGGTACTTCAGACCATCAGCCGCGCAGTGCACGACGACGGCATCCTGCGCGATCGCCACCGAGCCATCGGCGAAGGTGAGCTTGCCCCGATCGACGGTCTCGAGGTGTCCCCGTCGAACGACGTTCTCCACGGTGCGCAACCGCTCCAGCTCCCACGTCGCCAGCGTCGGCGTCTTGGCCATGGTCGGCATGACGGTCCGGTCGATGCGCAGCATGATGCCGGCATCCTCGAGTCGCAGGAACAGCTCTTCGACCGAGTTCGCGTCGTGCGCTGCCTGCATCGTGTCGGCCGCCATGCCCAGGAAGATCGCGGGGTCCGGCTGGACCACCGCCCGGTTCATCATCCACGGGTCGCGGGGCCGCACCCAGCAGATCGCCCCCGGATCCACCCCGAGCGCGAGCAGCCAGATGCAGGCGTCGGTCGCGGTCTTGCCCGACCCGACGATGACGTACTGGCTCGGCGCCTCCTCCAGCCGGACCAGGTCGTTGACCGGTATCACCCGGACGTCGTCGGCAGCCTCGAACGGAGCTGGTTTCTCCGCGGGAATGCTCGGGGCCAGGTACCGGGCGTCGACAACCCGGCACCGCTCGGGCACCTCGAACCACTCGCCCGAGATGCGCGAGAAGAAGCGGCGGTCGCCGGCATACTCGCTGTTGCCGAAGAACTCGACGCGGCCCGCCTCGCGCATGCGGTCGAGCATCTGGGCGTAGTAGGCGCAGATCTCCGGCTGGGTGGCCCGCTCCTGCAGACCCTTCTCCGGCCCGCGTTGCTGCAGCTGGCCGCCGCCGAGGAGGGTCGACGCGACGCCGTAGAAGGCAGACGCCTGGTGCAGCCGCACGAACGGGTATGCCTCGAGCCAGTGCCCGCTGACGCCGTACCGACGGTCGACCAGGGCCACGCGGACGTCGGCGTGGTCGACCAGCGCGTCGGTGAAGGCCATGCCCATGGCGCCGGCACCCACCACGAGGTAGTCAGCGTCGATCGTGTGCATCACGACTCCACGCTGCCACCCGCGCGGTGGTGCGTCCTCGGTTCGACGACGTAGGCGCGCACGGGTGCGCCACTTCGGCGCCAGCCGACCCCGCCGAACTACGCGCCGCGCAGGCCGATCGGGTTGCCGTCAGCGTCGGCGAGCACGCACACCCGCGAACCGGGTGCGACCTGACGCGGCGCCTCACGCTCGGTGGCTCCGGCCGCCAGCAGGGTCTCGCGGGTGGCGTCGAGGTCCTCGACATCGGCGAAG includes these proteins:
- a CDS encoding cupin domain-containing protein; translated protein: MPDFEAPPLTVLQPGEGREGSLGSIGVVFKLFGEQTNGLVSVVEHPFPVGALVPPHLHTLEDEYSIVTEGAIGFRSGDREVVLEAGGYITKPRGELHTMWNAGTTPARMVEIISPAGFEHFFWGLADQLTDGPPDPDELAQLAEKHGLVFQDAPWVPDLVERYGLTPLPPR
- a CDS encoding TetR/AcrR family transcriptional regulator, yielding MEATSLLHESVGPAHTTISGIAERAGVTRLTVYRHFPDDESLFAACSAHWTAQQRLPDPAAWAGVADPEERLRVGLTDLYRFYRAGEPMLRRIYGDWDCLPATIQAELSRRDVALRDVLLEPFGPSRPKRLVAVLGHAVSFWTWRSLCIDNGLTNPSAVSAMTALAHAVAPAERRSPRR
- a CDS encoding DUF2975 domain-containing protein, which codes for MGKLTVGALRAVLLGVLVGTVLVQALMVWALVTRPGDGALPLTPLRAVTILGMAAVQVAVVCVWRLVTMVRRGTVFSHAAFRYVDGVIGAIVAASGVWFAVTILNAPGQRADPGVTIIMGGIGVAILGVALIVLVLRMLLAQAVARDVEATQLQAELDEVI
- a CDS encoding helix-turn-helix transcriptional regulator, with protein sequence MPIAVDIDVMLARRKMSVGELADRVGITPANLAVLKNGRAKAVRFATLAALCEVLRCQPGDLLRWEAEDAQAHELDRRSPAASS
- a CDS encoding dihydrofolate reductase family protein — encoded protein: MRKVVLYTLQSLDGAVDDPDRFFAQSQERAEVPEFDSAMLDNEQRIIAAQDTVLLGRSMYDQWSRFWPTADYEPFASFINGVKKYVVTSSPLSSTWRNAEAVHAPVEDWVRDLKATPGGDIGVHGSIQLAQSLLAAGLVDELQLVVGPTVGFTGRRLFSSTDDIRRLDLISARPTPSGAVLLTYRMP
- a CDS encoding NADPH:quinone reductase, giving the protein MKAIVYTSAGGPEVLHLVDRPIPEPGPGEVRVRIHVSGVNPTDWKRRAGGLPPGIAAQVPNQDGAGIIDAVGPGVPASRLGERVWIWEAAWQRPDGTAQEQVVLPERHAVPLPDHAPFALGAALGIPALTAHRTLTVAEGGPERLARGALSGKTVLVAGGAGAVGNAAIQLARWAGAHVITTVSGPAKAALALAAGADQVVNYRSGNAVEQVRAIAPEGVDLFVEVAPDANATLDHTVAAPNATIAFYADDGSDDVRLAIRQAMTKNLRWQGVLVYTVSEQAKAHAIAGVRAAVEDGALKVGESAGLPLHWFAFEDTAEAHAAVETGVVGKVLIEVAPNARGGHHRS
- a CDS encoding ester cyclase, which produces MADSANLATSLYEAWNRRDFDTLASLAGPDTEIVLVGSGETLRGPEGARKYGTMWADAFPDGSITIDRVIPSGETVAVEFTGRGTHTGDLVTPMGVFPATGKSVTLQLCDVYEFRDGKVRSQHAYLDSGSLTAQLGLTGQAATTQLQAGEQ
- a CDS encoding cyclic nucleotide-binding domain-containing protein; translation: MKATQLEEHLSRIDLFHDMSDKAIRRLIGSGREVLHEDGHRVIGEGSDLAMAFHVVLDGHGVVTSAGVERRIIGPGDSFGEISLIDGEPRSATVIAQGPLRTFAIPREPFVLLLDDHPEIARGLLLVLCRRLRQAEASMAGS
- a CDS encoding phosphatase PAP2 family protein; this encodes MPVRRLAGVLLACSAFLVVLLGVLFAHQTHADSVDRTLDAPVIAWFAGHPGLAARLASPGSLVPATVLTAALAVASLLAGRLNGALLALAVPVSVGLAEGLLKPLFDRTSLGSLAYPSGHATAMFAVASATAVLLLASEQPREAKGLRIALPAAMCLLGCTVSGAVIGLRWHYLTDTVAGAAVGLGTVCGLALLLDRPIVRSWLAGRTRA
- a CDS encoding nitroreductase family protein, whose protein sequence is METWDAMRARRNVRQFTEQPVPDEVLDRILEAGRRAPSAGNWQPWDFVLVTDRAQLVELAKVWQGARHVAAAAAAIAIVAPEPEDDRQSALLQYDLGQATYAMTIAAADLGVGTGHAAATDQAQAQAVLGFPEGRFLAYLLSVGYPADKPLAVIKQLNRRPFDEVVHRGVW
- a CDS encoding dihydrofolate reductase family protein, translating into MSLARIHNFSISLDGFATGEPQTLEAPFGHAGQRLHQWMFATQFWDAAGSDGVDNAFAERHSQGIGAEIMGANKFGPPGWRHDPAWAGWWGPNPPFHTPTFVLTHHPRPSLEMEGGTTFHFIQATPAEALAMAREAAGGQDVRIGGGATVVRDFLAAGLVDHMHLVQVPIVLGRGVRVWDGLEAIEDGYDVEALSSPSGVTHLTFTRAGTA
- a CDS encoding pyridine nucleotide-disulfide oxidoreductase, encoding MHTIDADYLVVGAGAMGMAFTDALVDHADVRVALVDRRYGVSGHWLEAYPFVRLHQASAFYGVASTLLGGGQLQQRGPEKGLQERATQPEICAYYAQMLDRMREAGRVEFFGNSEYAGDRRFFSRISGEWFEVPERCRVVDARYLAPSIPAEKPAPFEAADDVRVIPVNDLVRLEEAPSQYVIVGSGKTATDACIWLLALGVDPGAICWVRPRDPWMMNRAVVQPDPAIFLGMAADTMQAAHDANSVEELFLRLEDAGIMLRIDRTVMPTMAKTPTLATWELERLRTVENVVRRGHLETVDRGKLTFADGSVAIAQDAVVVHCAADGLKYPPLVPVWRPEAITLQAIRAGFPCFGAALIGYVEATRREDEEKNRLCTPSQFGNSMAQWARMNVQGTRATASFSSEPDIKEWSNQVAINPARIPPGHPESARLDDARERLATYTRPGLARLAELMEPDLRRP